One Euphorbia lathyris chromosome 1, ddEupLath1.1, whole genome shotgun sequence DNA segment encodes these proteins:
- the LOC136216685 gene encoding cytochrome P450 726A27-like: MLENMQKEVIAGIASDLFPSLKFLLDFLSGAKSRMQKVHKDTDNVLEDIINEHRNQTSFGDNFLDLLLNQQKNGEREFPLTNQSIKANILQMFGARKTAFKALEGSIAELMKNPKVMRKAQEEVRRVFGEKGKVEESRIQELKYLKSVIKETLRLHPPITFIFRQCKERTKIMGYDIRPKTTIMVNAWAIGRDPIVWNEPEKFYPERFEDSQID; the protein is encoded by the exons ATGTTAGAAAATATGCAGAAGGAAGTAATTGCTGGTATTGCTTCTGATTTATTCCCTTCCTTGAAATTCTTACTTGATTTTCTAAGTGGAGCAAAGTCAAGAATGCAGAAAGTGCACAAAGACACAGACAATGTACTTGAAGACATCATAAATGAACACAGAAATCAAACCAGCTTTGGAGATAACTTTTTGGATCTTCTTTTGAATCAACAGAAAAATGGAGAACGGGAATTTCCATTAACAAACCAAAGCATCAAAGCAAATATTCTG CAAATGTTCGGTGCGAGGAAGACAGCCTTTAAAGCTCTGGAAGGGTCTATTGCAGAGCTGATGAAGAACCCAAAAGTAATGAGAAAAGCACAAGAAGAGGTGAGGAGAGTCTTTGGAGAAAAGGGAAAAGTGGAGGAATCAagaattcaagaattaaaatactTGAAATCAGTTATTAAAGAAACTCTTAGATTACATCCACCAATAACCTTCATTTTCAGACAATGCAAGGAAAGAACAAAAATTATGGGATACGATATTCGCCCCAAAACTACAATTATGGTTAACGCTTGGGCAATTGGAAGAGACCCAATTGTTTGGAATGAACCTGAAAAGTTCTATCCAGAAAGATTTGAAGATAGTCAAATAGATTAA